The stretch of DNA AGAAGCGCTTCATGAGCAGGGTCAGGACAAGCAGGGGGCCGAAAGCGGCGGCTCCCATCGCGGCGAAGCCGATGTTCTTGCCCTTGATCATCTCCAATCCCCAGCCGAACTGATCTTCGTTGATGAGATAGGTCCAGGTCGACGACGGCCCCTTGAGACGCTCGATGCCGGCCGCCTCGTTTCCGGCGGACCCGACGATCGCGGCCGTGTCGGCGGCCGTCGACGCCGCGATCCGTTCGCGCAAGGCCAGGAACTCGGCCGTGGCCTGCTTGCGGAACTCGTCGATCGGCGTCCGCCCGCCCAGGCTGACCAAGTGGATGCTCTCGCGGGTATCCTGGACCCAGGCCAGGTGATCGGCCCAGGCCCGGTCGAGATGATAGAGCGCCGCCCGGCTCTCGATCGCGGCCAAGGCGGCCGGGCCGAGGCGGGCGACCGCACCGCGGAAGAGCTCGGGATCCCGTTCGCCGAAGAGACCGAGCGGCCAAGCCTCCTCCCCCGCCTCGGCCCGCAGGAGGGCGTCCCGCCGATCGTGAAGAATCCGCCTCTGCATCTCGATCAGGGTCGAATATTTGGTCAGTTGCCGCCGGATGTCGAAGTTCTGGCCCTCGATGACCCGCTGGGCATGCTCGATCTCCCGCCGGATGGGGCCGGTCCCGATCTCCTCGTCCCGCGGCTCGATCCGGTGCCGGGCCCGAAAGACCTTGGTCAAACCGTAGCGATCGAAAAGATCGTCCTCTAGGCTGATGAAGAACCGGGTTCCACCCGGGTCGCCCTGGCGCCCGGCGCGGCCGCGCAGCTGGCGGTCGATGCGCAGGCTTTCGTGGCGGTTGGTCCCGATGACATAGAGGCCGCCCAGGGCCGTGACCTCGGCATGCCGCCGCTCATCCGCGCCGCCGAGCCGGATATCGATGCCCCTCCCGGCCATGTTGGTGGAGATCGTCACCGATCCCGGAAGGCCCGCGTCGGCGATGACGGCGGCTTCATGCTCGTCATTGCGGGCGTTGAGGATGGCGCAGCCCACACCCCCCGCCCGCAGATCGGCGGCCAATTCCTCGGACTCCTTGACCGAGGCCGTGCCGACCAGGATGGGACGGCCCGCGGCGTGGGCGGAGGCGATCTCGCGGACCAAGGCCAGCCGCTTGGCTTGGCGGTGGGAAAAGACCGCGTCGGGGACGTCGATCCGGCAGCTCGGAACGTGGGGCGGCACGATCAAAGTGGGCAGACCGTAGAACTCATGGAACTCGGCCGCCGCGGGTCGGGCCGTGGCGGTCATCCCCGCCAGCCGCGGGTAAAGCCGGAAGAAATGCTGCAGCGTGATCTGACCGAGAATGCGCCCTTCGGTCTTGCGCTTCAGCCCCTCCTTGGCCTCAACGGCCGCCTGCAGGCCGTCCGGCCAATGCCGCTTCTCCACGACCCGCCCGGTGAACTCGTCGATGATGGCGATCCGCCCGTCGCGGACGATGTAATCGATATCGCGCCGCAGCAGACTTTCGGCGTGCAGGGCGCAGTAGACGGCCTCGAGAAGGGACTGGTTGCCCTCCCCATAGAGGTCGGAAACGCCGAGGGCAGCCTCGGCCGCCGCGATACCGGCGTCGGTCAGGAAGATGTTGCGATGTTCGTCGTCGGTCTCGAAATCGCGGCCCGGGACGAGCCGGCGAACGACGGCCGCAAGCCTCGCCGCGTCCCAGACCGCCCGATCTTCGGCCCCCGAGATGACGAGGGGGATGCGGGCTTCGTCGACCAGAATGGAATCGGCCTCGTCGACGAGAGCGAAGCGAAACGAGCGGTGGACCAGGCCGGCGGGAGTCTCCGCGATCCGATCGCGGAGAAAGTCGAAGCCCGCCTCCTTGGCCGTGGCGTAGGTGATGTCGCAGCCGTAAGCCTCGCGCTTAGCGCCCGGCTCCATGCCTTCCTGGACACAGCTGACCGACAGTCCGAGGAACCGAAAAGCCGGGCCCATCCAAGCCGCGTCCCGTCGGGCCAGATAGTCGTTGAAGGTCAGGACATGGACGCCGCCGCCGGAGAGGGCATGGAGAAAGGCGGGGAATACGGCGGCCAGGGTCTTGCCCTCCCCCGTCGGCAGCTCGGCCAGACGGCCGCGGGCCATGGCCAAGCCGGCGATCATCTGGACGTCGAAGGGATCGAGGCCGAGCGTCCTGTGGGAGGCTTCGCGAACGAGGGCGAAGGCTTCGATCTCGAAGTCGGTCGGCGGGAGCGTCTCGGCGAACAACGGCTCGGGAGCCTCGAGGGCCTGGGCCCGGAGGCGGGCCGCCCTCGCCTGCAGCTCCCCGTCGGCTTCCCGGCGCAGGTCGAGCGCCTTGATCCGGGAAACGGCTTCGAGGTATGGGGAAAGATCCGTTTCCACGGGATTCCCGACGATCCGGTCGTAGGCTTTTTTGGCGCCCTTCAGGCGGCGACGTTCATTAGCTTGTTTCGGCATGCGTGACCTCCAGGAGAGTAGGGTGGAGAAGAAAAAGAGGAGGTCAGCGCGAAGGCGGGGCGCGCGAAGAGAGAAGGCGGGGCGCCGAGGGGACGGCGGCGGCGGCGGCGAAACCGGGCCGGAAATCCACCGCGATCAGCAGAACGACGAGCGCCAGGACAAACAGCAGCGGCAGCAGAAGCGGCGGCGCCAAGACGGCGAGGAAGATAAAGCCGGCCAGCAAAGCCCAGCCCATGGAAGAGCCTTTGAGTCCGGCCGGCGCGCGCCAATCGCTGATCATGAGGGTAGAAGATAGGCCCCCGGAGGCCGAAAGTCAAATCCGGCTATGCCCCATCGACGAGAAAACTTATATCTTAAGACCTGACCCCTATCGGAAATTGGTCTCGGGGACAGGAGCGTTGGCCAATATTTTTTCGATGCGGGCCATAACCTCCCCGGTCAGGAGCGGGACGACATCGAGCGCCTTCATGTTTTCCACGACCTGCTCGGCTCTGGAGGCGCCGGTGATCACCGAGCTGACCCGAGGATTCTTCAGGCACCAGGCGATGGCGAGCTGAGACATGGGTACGCCCAGCTCGCCGGCGATGCGGGCCAGCTTGCGGACTTTGGCCGTCTTCGCCACGGCCTCCGGTCCCTCGAACCGCTTCTTCAGCCAGCCGTAGCCGCGCAGGGTGAGACGGCACCCCTCGGGAATGCCCTTCAAGTATTTGCCGCTCAGAAAGCCGCTGTTCAAAGGGCTCCAGGTCGTGGTCCCCAACCCGTAGTCGTCGTAAAGCGGGCTGAGCTCTTTTTCCACGAATTCCCGGACGAACATATTGTATTGCGGCTGTTCCATGGTCGGCGGAACGAGATGTTCGCGGCGGGCGATCTCGTAGGCCGTCCGGATCTGCTCGGCGTTCCATTCGCTCGTACCCCAGTAGTGGGCCTTGCCGCGATCCACGAGATGGGACATAGCCCGTACGGTCTCCTCGATCGGCGTCTCCCGGTCGGGCCGGTGGCAGAACAGGAGGTCGACATAGTCCATCTGGAGTCGGCGGAGCGACGCCTCCGTCCCCTCGAGGATATGCTTGCGCGACAGGCCGGTATCGTTCGGGCCGCCGCCGCCCCAAAAGATCTTGGTCGAGACGACCAAATCGGACCGCTTCCAGCCGAAGCGGCGGATGAGGACGCCCAGCATCGTCTCGGCCCGTCCGCCGGCGTAGCCCTCGGCCGTATCGAAGAAGTTGACGCCTGCGTCGTAGGCGGCTTTTAGGCAGGCAGCCCCCCCCGCTTCATCGATCTGTTCGCCGAAGGTGACCCAAGTCCCGAAAGAGAGGGCCGAAACTTTGAGGCCCGAACGGCCGAGATGGCGGTATTCCATGGCTGGATTCCTTTCGCCTTCTCCGGAGAAGAAGGCCGGCCCTATTATACAGGATCATCTCCTATCTCCGGGAAATGAACGCGGACAAGGGTATCGACC from Candidatus Aminicenantes bacterium encodes:
- a CDS encoding aldo/keto reductase — its product is MEYRHLGRSGLKVSALSFGTWVTFGEQIDEAGGAACLKAAYDAGVNFFDTAEGYAGGRAETMLGVLIRRFGWKRSDLVVSTKIFWGGGGPNDTGLSRKHILEGTEASLRRLQMDYVDLLFCHRPDRETPIEETVRAMSHLVDRGKAHYWGTSEWNAEQIRTAYEIARREHLVPPTMEQPQYNMFVREFVEKELSPLYDDYGLGTTTWSPLNSGFLSGKYLKGIPEGCRLTLRGYGWLKKRFEGPEAVAKTAKVRKLARIAGELGVPMSQLAIAWCLKNPRVSSVITGASRAEQVVENMKALDVVPLLTGEVMARIEKILANAPVPETNFR
- the secA2 gene encoding accessory Sec system translocase SecA2, coding for MPKQANERRRLKGAKKAYDRIVGNPVETDLSPYLEAVSRIKALDLRREADGELQARAARLRAQALEAPEPLFAETLPPTDFEIEAFALVREASHRTLGLDPFDVQMIAGLAMARGRLAELPTGEGKTLAAVFPAFLHALSGGGVHVLTFNDYLARRDAAWMGPAFRFLGLSVSCVQEGMEPGAKREAYGCDITYATAKEAGFDFLRDRIAETPAGLVHRSFRFALVDEADSILVDEARIPLVISGAEDRAVWDAARLAAVVRRLVPGRDFETDDEHRNIFLTDAGIAAAEAALGVSDLYGEGNQSLLEAVYCALHAESLLRRDIDYIVRDGRIAIIDEFTGRVVEKRHWPDGLQAAVEAKEGLKRKTEGRILGQITLQHFFRLYPRLAGMTATARPAAAEFHEFYGLPTLIVPPHVPSCRIDVPDAVFSHRQAKRLALVREIASAHAAGRPILVGTASVKESEELAADLRAGGVGCAILNARNDEHEAAVIADAGLPGSVTISTNMAGRGIDIRLGGADERRHAEVTALGGLYVIGTNRHESLRIDRQLRGRAGRQGDPGGTRFFISLEDDLFDRYGLTKVFRARHRIEPRDEEIGTGPIRREIEHAQRVIEGQNFDIRRQLTKYSTLIEMQRRILHDRRDALLRAEAGEEAWPLGLFGERDPELFRGAVARLGPAALAAIESRAALYHLDRAWADHLAWVQDTRESIHLVSLGGRTPIDEFRKQATAEFLALRERIAASTAADTAAIVGSAGNEAAGIERLKGPSSTWTYLINEDQFGWGLEMIKGKNIGFAAMGAAAFGPLLVLTLLMKRFFRRKPKTAAPSPPGSPPVQ